The stretch of DNA CAGGATGCGGTTGTTGGGGATGTCCGAAAACAGCAGGCAGCCCGCATCGCCGAACCAGACCGGACCTTCGACCCAGTCGAAGCCGCCAGCGAGCTGCTTTACCGGGGCGTTGCCGAGAACGAAGCGCGCGAACTCCGGCTCCACGGTTTCGAAGAACGACATGGGCTGTCCCTTTGCATGTTTCGTGCCGGCAGGTTATCGATAACAATTCTGTCCGTCAAACATCGGGAGGCCTTTGAAATGGAATGGACCCAGGAGGCGCGTGTTCTCAGCCATCATGGCCTGATGGCGATGCTGGGCGCGGCCGTGGCCAAAGCCGAGGCGCTGAACCAGCCGCAGTGCATCGTCATCGTCGACGCATCGGGTGAGGTGCTCGCGGAGCTTCGAATGACCGGCGCGAAATTCCTCAGCCGCAAGAGCGCGCTTGCCAAGGCGCGGACGGCGGCCTCGATCGGGGCGCCCAGCGACGCGATTCCCGAGGCCGTCCGCGCGTCCATCGCCGCGGCCACGGGCGGTGCCGTGACAGGTCTGCCGGGCGGCCTGCCGATCATCCAGGGCGGTCATCGGCTTGGCGGAATCGGCGTGGGCTCGGGCAGCGGCGACCAGGATGTCGCGGTCGGGCGCGCGGCATTGGCGGCCATCGGCATCACGGACTAGGCTGGCGCCGCTGCAAAGGCGATCTGCGCCTTCATCGCGCGGCTGCGGTCGCCGGCCGTCTCGAAGGCCTCTCGCGCGGCGGACAGCGGGAAGGTCTGGGTGATCAGCGGTGCCGGGTCGATCAGACCCTTCCGCATCAGGCTGACGGCCGTGAAGAACTCCGCGTGGAACCGGAACGAACCCTTGAGCGACAGCTCCTTCGCCGTCATCGCCTGAAGCGGGAGGGTCATGTCCCCGCCAAGACCAAGCTGGACCACCGTGCCGCCCGGCCGCATGGCAGGCACCGCACCGGCAAGGGCCCTGGCCGCACCCGAACATTCGAAGAGGACGTCGAAGCGGCCCTTCTCGTGGAAATAGGGTTCGAGGGGCGCCTCGCTCGCTGCCATGTTCAGGGTTTCGTCCGCGCCAGCCATGCGCGCCATGTTCAGCGTGAAATCCGACAGGTCGGTCGCAACGATAAGGTCGGCGCCCGCCCGCCGGGCCGCCATGATGCACAGCACCCCGATCGGGCCACAGCCCGTCACGAGGACCGACCGGCCCAGAAGCGGCCCGACCCGGTTTGCCGCATGCAGCGCCACGGCAAGCGGCTCGGCCATCGCGGCCACCCCGGGCCGCAGGCCGTCCGCGGCGGCGCATTGTTCGGCTTGTGCAACCAGGACCTGCCGGAACGCGCCCTGCACATGCGGGAAGGGCATCGCCGAGCCGTAGAATCGCATGTCGAGGCAATGGTTGTACTCGGCCGCCGCGCAGAACCGGCACGCACCACACGGCCGGGAGGGCGATATCGCCACAAGCTGGCCGACCGAAAGGTTGGTGACGCCATCGCCGAGATCGGTCACATGCCCCGCAACCTCGTGGCCGAGGATCATCGGCTCCCGCAGGCGCACGGTGCCGAAACCGCCATGGTTGAAGTAGTGCAGGTCCGATCCGCAGATGCCGCCGGCGGCCAGCGCGATGCGCACCTGACCGGGGCCGGGCGGCGGGGCGGGCCGATCCTCGATCCGCAGATCGCCCGCGGCGTGAATGACGATCGATTTCATGGCTGCCCTCACAGGACCGGGGACGGCAGATCGTGCCCGGCGAAATGCGCCGAGAGATTGTCGCGCAGCAGCTTGCCCATCGCCTTGCGCGTCTCGACCGTGCCCGAGGCGTGATGGGGCTGGACCAGCACGTTGGGCAGGGCGAGGAAGCGGGGGTTCAGCGCCGGCTCTCCCTCGAACACGTCGAGTGCCGCCGATCCCAGCGTGCCGGATTCCAGCGCGTCGAGCAGCGCCCCCTCGTCGATGTTGGAGGCGCGGCTGATGTTGATGATCATGCCCTCGGGTCCGAGGGCCGCGATGACCTCGTGGCTTACGATGTGGCGCGTCGCGGGTGAGGCGGCGAGGGTGACGAAGAGGAAGTCGACCTCGTGCGCCAGCGTCACCGGGTCGGCGACGAAGCGCCAGCCGGGGGTGTCGTCCCTGGCGGCGACATCGCAATAGGCGATGTCCATGTCGAAGCCCGCGAGGCGCTTGCCGACCT from Halovulum dunhuangense encodes:
- a CDS encoding GlcG/HbpS family heme-binding protein codes for the protein MFRAGRLSITILSVKHREAFEMEWTQEARVLSHHGLMAMLGAAVAKAEALNQPQCIVIVDASGEVLAELRMTGAKFLSRKSALAKARTAASIGAPSDAIPEAVRASIAAATGGAVTGLPGGLPIIQGGHRLGGIGVGSGSGDQDVAVGRAALAAIGITD
- a CDS encoding L-idonate 5-dehydrogenase, which encodes MKSIVIHAAGDLRIEDRPAPPPGPGQVRIALAAGGICGSDLHYFNHGGFGTVRLREPMILGHEVAGHVTDLGDGVTNLSVGQLVAISPSRPCGACRFCAAAEYNHCLDMRFYGSAMPFPHVQGAFRQVLVAQAEQCAAADGLRPGVAAMAEPLAVALHAANRVGPLLGRSVLVTGCGPIGVLCIMAARRAGADLIVATDLSDFTLNMARMAGADETLNMAASEAPLEPYFHEKGRFDVLFECSGAARALAGAVPAMRPGGTVVQLGLGGDMTLPLQAMTAKELSLKGSFRFHAEFFTAVSLMRKGLIDPAPLITQTFPLSAAREAFETAGDRSRAMKAQIAFAAAPA
- a CDS encoding 2-hydroxyacid dehydrogenase is translated as MSKPQVLQIGPYPDWDQAPLDAAFTMHRYFEATDRAALLAQVGPQVRAIATRGELGADAAMIAACPALEIISVYGVGYDAVDLAACRARGIRVTNTPDVLTADVADLGVAMMLVQARGMIGAEAWVRDGSWAARGLYPLKTRVWGKRAGILGLGRIGFEVGKRLAGFDMDIAYCDVAARDDTPGWRFVADPVTLAHEVDFLFVTLAASPATRHIVSHEVIAALGPEGMIINISRASNIDEGALLDALESGTLGSAALDVFEGEPALNPRFLALPNVLVQPHHASGTVETRKAMGKLLRDNLSAHFAGHDLPSPVL